The Capricornis sumatraensis isolate serow.1 chromosome 15, serow.2, whole genome shotgun sequence DNA segment ATCTTGGCTATTTTTAGACTTGCTTtcatatatactttattttttttttgcaggttaACCAACTTTAATGGGATCAAAACATTATACAATAAAAtttatacacattcacacacaaaaaatctttcaacttttttttggaATTGTATAAAGGAAGCAGTGGGGAGTAAATCCTTGTGGAGATTATTCTTGGAGTTGGAACCAGAGATTTTAGTATTTTGGTCTTTTCACTTCAACTCCATCAGCTtccatcttcttcctcttctcaatGATCGCACTAATCTTTTTCCACTGGCGATCAAGCTCTGCTTTGTCATTGGTTTCCTTGAAGCGCCTGGTTTTCCGCCCTTCAGACATCTTGATGCCATACTGGAATGCAGCTTTGGGCAAAGCCTCCTTGTTGTTCATATACTCGCTATATTCCTCCTGGGTGTCAAAGTCCCAGCGGCCTAAAGGACCTTTCTTGTTACCCTGGTCCATTTTGCTATAATCCACCTCCTCATCACTGTCCACAGCCATGTCATCCATCGTGGCTGGATAGCACTCAGCATAGCTATTGGACATGCCAAAGAAATCTCCCAGCTGCTTCTTGTCCTCTGGCTTCTTCAGCGATTCCGTGCCTTCCCAACCAGCAGATCCAGCAAACTTTTCATTGATGGACTTGATCAACTCCTTGGCAGATCCAGGTCCTTTGTCAACATCCATGGGCTCATCGTCCACTTTTGGCTTCTCAAAGTAGCTGTGtctcttcttctcttcttctcgCTCCCGGTCTCGCTCTCGCTCCCGGTCTCGCTCTCGCTCCCGGTCTCGCTCTCGCTCCCGCTCTCTGTCacggtctctgtctctctcccgaTCACGCTCCCGTTCCCGGTATCTCTCCCGCTCCTTGTCTCGAGGAGTCTTGGTTGTGGAGGGCACATAATCCCCAATATCTTCAAATATATTCATGTCGGCTTCCGGGGGtttcttctcttccattttccctttatctttctttttgagCTTCTTGTTGCGGGTACCCTGCCTCAGGTAGGAAAGGATCTGGGTGAGCTTGCTGATGACAATGTCATTTGTAGTCAGTGTGGTCTGGGCCTCCATGGTGGGGCAATCAGCTTTGCTGCGGATAAGAGTAGTGGGGATGTCTGTGTCGGCGTACTCATCATCCAGGTCTACCACATAGGCCATGCGGCCTGGAAGAAACAGCTCATTCCGCTCATATGCTTTGCTCTTGAAGAGCATGCGGTAAACATTTCGGCCCAAACGTGTTttgaattcaattttattttcaggaTCCTCATCTTTCTTAGTTTCCTTCTGGGGCTTTTCCAtcatttcttcctcctctttctctttgctgGCAATTTCAGCTCGTACCTTTTGAAGCAGAGCAAAATCCAAGCCTTTCACCAAATGGGTGTGTTCCATGTCACCACCCAAGAATTTAGACTCCTGGATCAACTGTCTTCTTTTCTCTGCAGCTGATTTGTCCGCCTCAGCAGTGGGGCCCACAGCCCTGTAGTTGGCCGTGGTGCTTATCAGTTCCGTTTCCTCATAATCTTTGTTCACACCATCCCGCCGTTCTTTGGCACGGTCCCGGTACTTCTCTgctagttctctctctctctcaatttctTGTTGGCGAAGCTTGGcataataacttttcttttttctccttcgtGCAGCTGGATCTTCATCCTCATTGTACTCTCTTGGCATCTCATGGTGACGTGACTTAGAGGGTGGTGCAGAGGTAGGTGCAGCCCTTGGGGTCATGAGAAGTTTCCTGAAGTCTTCATTAGTGAGTTTTGATTGGTGGAAGGAGTGAGGATCGTCCACATCGTGGCCATCTGGAGCCAAGGGATTGGAGAATGGTTCGCTATCTCGCTCCGGCATTTCGTCCGCA contains these protein-coding regions:
- the LOC138091382 gene encoding protein Red; the encoded protein is MPERDSEPFSNPLAPDGHDVDDPHSFHQSKLTNEDFRKLLMTPRAAPTSAPPSKSRHHEMPREYNEDEDPAARRRKKKSYYAKLRQQEIERERELAEKYRDRAKERRDGVNKDYEETELISTTANYRAVGPTAEADKSAAEKRRQLIQESKFLGGDMEHTHLVKGLDFALLQKVRAEIASKEKEEEEMMEKPQKETKKDEDPENKIEFKTRLGRNVYRMLFKSKAYERNELFLPGRMAYVVDLDDEYADTDIPTTLIRSKADCPTMEAQTTLTTNDIVISKLTQILSYLRQGTRNKKLKKKDKGKMEEKKPPEADMNIFEDIGDYVPSTTKTPRDKERERYRERERDRERDRDRDRERERERDRERERDRERERDREREEEKKRHSYFEKPKVDDEPMDVDKGPGSAKELIKSINEKFAGSAGWEGTESLKKPEDKKQLGDFFGMSNSYAECYPATMDDMAVDSDEEVDYSKMDQGNKKGPLGRWDFDTQEEYSEYMNNKEALPKAAFQYGIKMSEGRKTRRFKETNDKAELDRQWKKISAIIEKRKKMEADGVEVKRPKY